A part of Heliangelus exortis chromosome 3, bHelExo1.hap1, whole genome shotgun sequence genomic DNA contains:
- the PLN gene encoding phospholamban, translated as MEKVQHITRSALRRASTIEVNPQARQRLQELFVNFCLILICLLLICIIVMLL; from the coding sequence ATGGAGAAGGTCCAGCACATAACCCGCTCTGCTCTGAGGAGAGCCTCAACTATTGAGGTCAACCCACAAGCACGCCAAAGGCTCCAAGAGCTCTTTGTGAATTTCTGCCTCATTTTAATTTGCCTCTTGCTGATCTGTATCATTGTGATGCTCCTCTGA